From Halostella salina, one genomic window encodes:
- a CDS encoding NAD-dependent epimerase/dehydratase family protein gives MSSLDRVLVTGGAGFVGSHAVEYYAEQGANVTALDNLSRVDTLETADETRNTAAYNWEYIAEEYPGVDLIEGDVRDVELLEEVVEGHDAIVHTAGQVAVTASIQNPRTDFEVNALGTFNVLEAARKADSDPAVVLASTNKVYGDNVNQIPVREEETRYWYDDPEYQDGVPESLSIDDCEHSPYGVSKLAADLYVQDYADRGEVDAAAFRMSCIYGTRQFGNEDQGWVAHFAISTLRDEPLTIFGDGKQVRDVLNVKDLIRAYDAFLSDPEGKSAVYNIGGSPENTTSLLEFLDLLEEEIDNRPDISFDEWRESDQKVYVTDISRAREELDWEPDIDFEEGVERFVDWYKQR, from the coding sequence ATGTCTTCGTTAGACCGGGTGCTTGTTACTGGAGGAGCCGGATTCGTGGGCAGCCACGCCGTCGAGTACTACGCCGAACAAGGTGCTAACGTCACTGCGCTCGATAACCTCAGCCGTGTCGATACGCTCGAGACGGCTGACGAGACTCGCAACACGGCGGCGTACAACTGGGAATATATCGCTGAAGAGTATCCGGGCGTCGATCTCATAGAGGGTGATGTCCGAGACGTGGAGCTTCTGGAGGAAGTCGTAGAAGGCCACGACGCGATCGTCCACACAGCGGGACAGGTCGCGGTCACGGCGTCGATTCAGAACCCGCGGACGGACTTCGAAGTGAATGCCCTTGGAACGTTCAACGTCCTCGAAGCCGCACGGAAGGCAGACAGCGACCCTGCAGTTGTGCTGGCCTCGACAAACAAAGTGTACGGTGACAACGTCAACCAGATCCCCGTCCGCGAGGAGGAAACCCGGTACTGGTACGATGACCCCGAGTATCAAGACGGCGTCCCGGAATCATTGTCTATCGACGACTGCGAGCACAGTCCGTACGGTGTCTCGAAGTTGGCAGCGGACCTCTATGTACAGGACTACGCCGACCGAGGTGAAGTGGACGCGGCGGCGTTCCGGATGAGTTGCATTTACGGGACACGCCAATTCGGCAACGAAGACCAGGGATGGGTGGCGCACTTTGCCATCAGCACACTCCGGGACGAACCGCTGACCATTTTTGGCGACGGGAAACAAGTCCGTGACGTCCTCAACGTGAAGGACTTGATTCGAGCCTACGACGCGTTCCTCTCCGACCCCGAGGGCAAATCGGCAGTATACAACATCGGTGGCTCCCCCGAAAATACGACGAGTCTGCTCGAATTCCTCGATTTGCTCGAAGAGGAGATCGATAACCGTCCCGACATCTCCTTTGACGAGTGGCGGGAAAGCGACCAAAAAGTATACGTAACGGACATTTCGCGGGCACGCGAAGAACTCGACTGGGAACCCGATATCGACTTTGAGGAAGGCGTCGAGCGGTTTGTCGACTGGTACAAACAGCGATAG
- a CDS encoding HVO_A0114 family putative DNA-binding protein yields the protein MPTLKVTVGERNRLDQRTRSRIKAAQEGEDLDDAQPVLNFGSYAELSRLLSPKNLELLEAISEHDPESIREAAELVDRDYKQVHRNLSELEDIGVIEFEGGGSGQAKKPILAYDGLEIDIPFSGSNGNVGEAAL from the coding sequence ATGCCCACGCTCAAAGTCACCGTCGGCGAACGCAACCGGCTCGACCAGCGTACGCGCAGCCGCATCAAGGCCGCTCAGGAGGGTGAAGACCTCGACGACGCCCAGCCGGTGCTGAACTTCGGGTCGTATGCTGAACTCAGTCGGCTCCTCAGTCCGAAGAACCTGGAACTGCTAGAGGCGATCTCCGAGCACGACCCCGAGAGTATCCGTGAAGCCGCGGAACTGGTGGACCGGGACTACAAACAGGTCCACCGAAATCTCTCCGAACTCGAAGACATCGGCGTTATCGAGTTCGAAGGCGGTGGATCCGGGCAGGCGAAGAAGCCGATACTGGCCTACGACGGCCTCGAAATCGACATCCCCTTTTCGGGGTCGAACGGGAACGTCGGCGAAGCAGCGCTTTGA
- a CDS encoding toxin-antitoxin system TumE family protein — MASYTTIVDWQDVEDGYVVDVTIRQTEDEQYPSGWDYSLHLGAVGGDTILRYDNAHELTKGHERHTRDDVTLIEFPGMVTLYDRFKREVEELSPVSWGWPE, encoded by the coding sequence ATGGCGTCCTACACGACGATCGTGGACTGGCAGGATGTCGAAGACGGCTACGTCGTCGATGTGACCATCCGGCAGACGGAGGATGAACAGTACCCGAGCGGGTGGGACTACAGCCTACACCTCGGAGCAGTCGGCGGCGACACCATCCTCCGCTACGACAACGCCCACGAACTGACGAAAGGCCACGAGCGCCACACCCGGGACGATGTCACACTCATCGAATTCCCCGGGATGGTGACGCTCTACGACCGCTTCAAACGCGAGGTCGAGGAGTTGTCGCCCGTCTCGTGGGGTTGGCCGGAGTAG
- a CDS encoding transcription initiation factor IIB codes for MSLRDTYDSGFDEDPETERVPSATTETTCPECTGTLVTTDGETACLECGLVTDEYRLDHAATPRNRDETDAREQTGAPLTPSRHDRGLVTTIGYRQDGHGKSLSQRKRRTFNRLRIQQRRGQFDSTADRNLAHACGEIARLTSSLDLSFACREEASQVFREVQNEGLLVGRSIESMAAASVYAACRCRGTVRTVRTIATVSPCSTADIWRAYGVCNTELELETPVRRPQAFVATCASACREPVSERVRHRAIELTARSEECGLANGRHPAGVAAGCLYYASVEYGAGLTQAALAEAGGVSANTLRKRYYELESELS; via the coding sequence ATGTCGCTCAGAGACACCTACGACAGTGGCTTCGACGAGGACCCGGAAACGGAACGAGTACCGAGCGCAACGACCGAGACGACCTGTCCCGAATGCACCGGGACGCTCGTCACAACGGACGGCGAAACGGCCTGTCTGGAGTGTGGACTCGTCACTGACGAGTACCGGCTGGACCACGCGGCGACGCCGCGAAACCGCGACGAAACGGACGCCCGCGAACAGACTGGCGCGCCGTTAACGCCGTCGAGACACGACCGCGGGCTCGTGACGACGATCGGGTACCGACAGGACGGACACGGAAAAAGCCTGAGCCAACGCAAACGACGGACGTTCAACCGGTTGCGGATCCAGCAGCGCCGCGGGCAGTTCGACAGCACGGCGGACCGAAACCTTGCACACGCCTGCGGGGAGATCGCCCGGCTGACCAGCAGCCTCGACCTCTCGTTTGCCTGCCGCGAAGAGGCGAGTCAGGTGTTCAGGGAAGTCCAGAACGAGGGCCTGCTCGTCGGCCGGTCGATAGAATCGATGGCGGCCGCAAGCGTGTACGCAGCGTGTCGGTGTCGAGGTACCGTGCGAACCGTCAGGACGATCGCAACAGTCTCGCCGTGTTCGACCGCGGACATCTGGCGGGCGTACGGCGTCTGTAACACCGAACTCGAACTGGAAACACCGGTTCGCAGACCACAGGCGTTCGTCGCGACGTGTGCGTCGGCCTGTCGCGAGCCCGTGTCCGAACGCGTGCGCCATCGCGCGATCGAACTGACGGCGCGTTCGGAAGAGTGCGGCCTCGCGAACGGACGCCATCCCGCGGGCGTCGCCGCAGGCTGTCTGTACTACGCCAGCGTCGAATACGGGGCGGGCCTCACGCAGGCGGCACTGGCCGAAGCGGGTGGCGTGAGTGCAAACACGCTCCGGAAGCGCTACTACGAACTCGAATCGGAATTGTCATGA
- a CDS encoding AbrB/MazE/SpoVT family DNA-binding domain-containing protein, which produces MSEGERRKIGERGQVTIPKELRERFGIKGGDDVVIHEEEGKLVIERPVTREELAEGYRQRAQRTSELAEELEGVSAEATEHLGDAPEW; this is translated from the coding sequence ATGAGTGAAGGTGAACGCCGGAAAATCGGGGAGCGAGGCCAAGTGACGATCCCCAAAGAGCTCCGAGAACGGTTCGGAATAAAGGGAGGGGACGACGTCGTGATTCACGAAGAGGAGGGGAAGCTCGTTATCGAACGGCCAGTCACCCGTGAGGAGTTGGCTGAGGGGTACCGCCAGCGTGCCCAACGGACCAGCGAACTCGCTGAGGAACTGGAGGGCGTCTCGGCAGAGGCAACTGAACACCTAGGCGATGCCCCAGAGTGGTAG
- a CDS encoding glycosyltransferase family protein encodes MNEEIYRVDSYRRILTANLFHKSNYIGEVNENDVTVLEFGSKLATKTGERISQDGFASAIAGGLHFIGNRVQPAPAKKLGESIFPFSAPDTTIQVHAYGLGDLMIVRQFGRAVQRYYAECGDPELGDVVLACGSGTVAENPDRGDINLWWWWSFGDFDGCPEQYLNHYINETKVEPDAILCPSQRCVKETEQAGYNALYFPLGTQAFEPLGFDRSGMGYAGSKNHKRSEKRDKVLGPYRGSETFEWVSHFVYPEQLNQWYNQKMVTFGLHKEGQRQYGMVNNRVFETLASGTPFVLESHPTVNDVLGFEFPYQTSSVEETRSLVDQIRNNPEETVAEFQDYAELVRENHSYDARVSELIEFLS; translated from the coding sequence GTGAACGAAGAGATCTACCGAGTTGACTCATACCGGAGAATCCTCACCGCCAATCTGTTTCACAAAAGCAATTATATTGGTGAGGTGAATGAGAACGATGTAACTGTGCTCGAATTTGGTAGCAAGTTGGCTACGAAAACGGGAGAAAGGATCTCTCAGGATGGTTTTGCATCAGCGATTGCTGGAGGGTTGCATTTTATTGGCAATAGAGTACAACCTGCCCCCGCAAAAAAGCTCGGCGAAAGTATATTTCCCTTCTCCGCACCGGACACTACAATCCAGGTACACGCTTACGGTTTGGGTGACTTAATGATCGTTCGTCAATTCGGGCGTGCAGTACAGCGATACTACGCTGAGTGTGGGGACCCAGAACTCGGCGATGTTGTTCTCGCATGTGGCTCTGGGACCGTGGCTGAGAACCCGGACCGCGGCGACATCAATTTGTGGTGGTGGTGGAGCTTTGGAGATTTCGACGGTTGTCCCGAACAGTACCTCAATCATTATATAAACGAAACTAAAGTCGAACCAGATGCGATCCTTTGTCCGTCGCAACGGTGCGTCAAAGAGACGGAACAAGCGGGGTACAATGCCCTCTACTTCCCGTTGGGGACGCAGGCATTCGAGCCGCTTGGATTTGATCGGAGCGGGATGGGATATGCAGGTTCAAAGAACCATAAACGATCGGAAAAGCGAGACAAAGTACTCGGCCCATATCGAGGTTCGGAGACTTTTGAGTGGGTCTCTCATTTTGTCTACCCGGAGCAGTTAAATCAATGGTACAATCAAAAAATGGTCACGTTTGGGCTGCACAAAGAAGGACAGCGCCAATATGGGATGGTCAACAATCGAGTCTTCGAAACGCTCGCTTCGGGGACGCCCTTCGTGTTAGAGAGCCATCCCACCGTCAACGACGTATTAGGGTTTGAGTTCCCCTATCAAACGAGTTCGGTTGAGGAAACCAGATCGCTTGTCGATCAGATTAGAAATAACCCTGAAGAGACGGTCGCGGAGTTTCAAGACTATGCCGAACTTGTGCGTGAAAACCACTCCTACGATGCTCGCGTGTCGGAGCTCATTGAGTTTCTCAGTTGA
- the tnpA gene encoding IS200/IS605 family transposase, whose translation MKYNLETGSHTVYALQYHFVTVTKYRTDLLTDEIAERVGEIASDVSEDFGVNIQNVNGGSDHVHILFTAKPTTDLTKFINSLKGVTSRKIRDENPEVRQALDKGFWQPGYFLATTG comes from the coding sequence GTGAAGTACAACCTCGAAACCGGGTCGCACACGGTCTATGCGCTCCAATATCACTTCGTGACCGTCACGAAGTACCGCACAGACCTCCTCACCGACGAGATCGCAGAACGCGTCGGGGAGATTGCCAGCGATGTCTCAGAGGACTTCGGCGTGAACATCCAGAACGTCAACGGCGGTTCCGACCACGTTCATATCTTGTTCACGGCGAAGCCAACGACCGACCTCACCAAGTTCATCAACTCGCTCAAAGGCGTCACGTCCCGCAAGATCCGTGACGAGAATCCCGAGGTTCGGCAGGCGCTCGACAAGGGGTTCTGGCAACCGGGGTACTTCCTCGCCACCACTGGCTAG
- a CDS encoding type II toxin-antitoxin system PemK/MazF family toxin, whose amino-acid sequence MSLSTRRGDVVIVELDPTQGSEQRGTRPCLVVQNDVGNANAPTTIVVPFTTTFDEQLYPFEVLVPAEECALREDSVALCSQIRTISIEHRITENLGSIPQERMDEVDTALEYSLGLTEI is encoded by the coding sequence ATGTCTCTGTCTACCCGTCGAGGGGATGTCGTTATCGTCGAACTCGATCCGACGCAGGGATCCGAACAACGGGGAACGCGCCCGTGTCTCGTCGTGCAGAACGATGTCGGGAATGCAAACGCACCGACAACAATCGTTGTTCCATTCACTACCACGTTTGACGAGCAGCTCTACCCATTCGAAGTGCTCGTGCCCGCCGAGGAATGTGCACTTCGGGAAGACTCAGTCGCGCTCTGTAGCCAGATTCGAACCATCTCTATCGAACACCGTATCACCGAGAATCTCGGCTCGATTCCGCAAGAGCGGATGGACGAGGTCGATACCGCACTCGAATACAGTCTCGGCCTCACCGAGATTTGA
- a CDS encoding nucleotidyltransferase domain-containing protein codes for MNSGDEDSELFAALEASVCADTDVEFAVVFGSRITGEATRASDIDLAVKFSEELSESERFDKRCFLSGDLQRDDSPFIDISDIDTLPLDVAHDAVSGTFVCGDEEMFEQYKTELEARFAEQRDDLRRQQRSVIDRVAEDGLRG; via the coding sequence ATGAACTCGGGCGACGAGGATTCGGAGCTGTTCGCCGCCCTCGAAGCATCGGTGTGCGCAGACACCGATGTCGAGTTCGCGGTCGTGTTCGGTTCCCGGATCACGGGTGAGGCGACCCGGGCGTCCGATATCGACCTCGCCGTCAAGTTCTCCGAGGAACTCTCCGAGAGCGAACGGTTCGACAAGCGGTGTTTCCTGTCGGGGGACCTCCAGCGGGACGATTCGCCTTTCATCGATATCTCGGATATCGATACGCTTCCGCTCGATGTCGCACACGACGCCGTCAGCGGAACGTTCGTCTGTGGTGACGAGGAGATGTTCGAGCAGTACAAAACGGAACTCGAAGCGAGATTCGCCGAGCAACGTGATGACCTTCGCCGCCAGCAGCGTAGCGTGATCGACCGAGTTGCGGAGGATGGATTGCGTGGCTGA